A single Methylobacterium sp. 17Sr1-1 DNA region contains:
- a CDS encoding alpha/beta fold hydrolase: protein MPPMTVVLLHGLGRTRRSMARLASRLAAAGHRVETLDYPSRRLGLAACAVHLQPAVAAIRARAGVPIVLVGHSMGGLVARHLAAADPALAAGLVMLGTPNRGSEAADCVSTFRLGRAVFGPALGDLRTDAAGAIPVPACPMAAIAGTRAPIPLFRTRIPRPHDGLVSVESARLGTGERWHAVPAHHTWLMNHPDTMAAVLEAVASWLPSDGRAG from the coding sequence ATGCCTCCCATGACCGTGGTGCTCCTGCACGGCCTCGGGCGCACGCGGCGCAGCATGGCGCGGCTCGCCTCCCGTCTCGCCGCGGCCGGCCACCGCGTCGAGACTCTCGATTACCCGTCCCGCCGCCTCGGACTCGCGGCCTGTGCCGTACACCTGCAACCTGCCGTCGCGGCGATCCGGGCCCGGGCCGGCGTCCCGATCGTCCTCGTCGGGCATTCCATGGGCGGCCTCGTCGCCCGGCACCTCGCCGCGGCCGATCCCGCCCTGGCGGCCGGCCTCGTGATGCTGGGTACGCCGAACCGCGGCAGCGAGGCGGCCGATTGCGTGTCGACCTTCCGGCTCGGGCGCGCCGTGTTCGGCCCGGCGCTCGGCGACCTGCGCACCGACGCCGCCGGGGCGATCCCGGTGCCGGCCTGCCCGATGGCCGCGATCGCCGGCACGCGGGCACCGATCCCGCTCTTCCGCACCCGCATTCCGCGGCCGCATGACGGCCTGGTCAGCGTGGAGAGCGCGCGGCTCGGCACCGGCGAGCGCTGGCACGCCGTGCCCGCGCATCACACCTGGCTGATGAACCATCCCGACACGATGGCGGCGGTCCTGGAGGCCGTGGCGTCCTGGTTGCCTTCGGACGGCCGGGCGGGCTGA
- the trxA gene encoding thioredoxin, with product MATVKVTDASFEQDVLQSAEPVVVDFWAEWCGPCRAIGPALEEISSEMNGRVKIAKVNVDENPGIASQYGIRSIPTLMIFKGGELAGQKVGAAPKGDLFRWIQASA from the coding sequence ATGGCAACCGTGAAGGTGACCGACGCGAGCTTCGAGCAGGACGTGCTGCAATCGGCCGAGCCCGTCGTGGTCGATTTCTGGGCCGAGTGGTGCGGCCCCTGCCGGGCGATCGGCCCGGCCCTGGAGGAGATCTCCAGCGAGATGAACGGCCGGGTGAAGATCGCCAAGGTCAACGTGGACGAGAACCCGGGCATCGCCTCCCAGTACGGCATCCGCTCGATCCCGACCCTGATGATCTTCAAGGGTGGCGAGCTCGCCGGTCAGAAGGTCGGCGCCGCGCCGAAGGGCGACCTGTTCCGCTGGATCCAGGCCAGCGCCTGA
- the addA gene encoding double-strand break repair helicase AddA: protein MGIEGFVVDGLTQAAQRRAADPRASAWVSANAGAGKTKVLTDRVVRLLLHGAAPAKILCLTFTKAAAANMAIRVFERLGRWVTLDEARLREELTALEGEAPDGATLRRARRLFARAVETPGGLKIETLHALCERLLHLVPFEANVPARFVVLDEAQTREAIDRTIDNVLADAVDTHHPNLAAALSLVAPEAAGEALRRAMTAAVQHRGLIGHKDGLPARLDALRGALGLAPGETLGAIEARMLDGGPDLAGLIQALRTGKATDEKRADALALAAAATGPARLTLLLAAFFKDEGEGDAYAAASLGTKAVPMAAKEALLAEQARLASLRDRLKAARAYHRTEALFTLAAEIHRRMEAQKARLGALDFDDLIHKTLDLLTRVDSAWVLYKLDRGVDHVLIDEAQDTNPQQWEILRRITEDFCAGDGAREVGSGLSRTRFAVGDPKQSIYSFQGAAPEEFETTRRAWRRDAEGAGLPFADVGLTLSFRSAIGVLRAVDATFGIEDHYRGLSFGDTAIGTVHSTARVRAPGQVELWPVERPSAEEEPDAWTHPVDAIEAGAPALVTARRVAKAVRLWTTSGDESGRVWRPGEVLILVRKRSAAFEGVIRALKAEGVPVAGQDRLDIAAHIAVLDLVAAGRAALLPQDDLTLATALKTPLVGLTDDDLVGIAAGRDPAESLVAALRRRAEAGDPAALRGRDALDGWAALARAHGPFGFYAELLGPRGGRALLVQRLGGEAGDAIDVFLTAAAQAEAGPDAPSLTGFLSRYAPSGGRDAGGHTVKRDLDSPRDEVRVMTVHGAKGLEAPLVLVLDGCDALGRDPPLIPMRLADGSTVPVWSSAKAHDSPAVGTARDALHAKAGEEHNRLLYVAMTRAKDRLVVAPYANNDKETPAEAWCEMIRRGLVASFGGVEVAEMPYGPAESWREGAALPESPATAVPAPAPEAVPDWLHRPVVPESEPLPPLRPSGLGAADEPRRSEARSSDPAARRRGVLVHALLEHLPSLAPGRRPAAAEAFVAARAPGLDADRRAAIAAEALRLLDDPDLAVLFGPRAQAEVTLAGSLSVGGALRPVHGRVDRIAVTEEAVWLVDFKTGRPPAPGAPTPRGQAAQVALYARLLGTIYPGRALVPLLVWTAGPVLRRLTPEECDAALGALA, encoded by the coding sequence ATGGGTATCGAGGGGTTCGTCGTCGACGGCCTGACGCAGGCGGCGCAGCGGCGGGCGGCGGATCCGCGGGCCTCGGCCTGGGTGTCGGCCAATGCGGGGGCGGGCAAGACCAAGGTGCTCACCGACCGGGTGGTGCGCCTGCTGCTGCACGGCGCGGCCCCGGCCAAGATCCTCTGCCTCACCTTCACGAAGGCCGCCGCCGCCAACATGGCGATCCGGGTGTTCGAGCGGCTCGGCCGCTGGGTCACCCTCGACGAGGCGCGCTTGCGCGAGGAGCTGACCGCCCTGGAGGGCGAGGCGCCGGACGGCGCGACCTTGCGCCGGGCGCGGCGCCTGTTCGCCCGGGCGGTCGAGACGCCGGGCGGGCTCAAGATCGAGACCCTGCACGCGCTCTGCGAGCGCCTGCTCCACCTCGTGCCGTTCGAGGCCAACGTGCCGGCCCGCTTCGTGGTGCTGGACGAAGCCCAGACCCGCGAGGCGATCGACCGGACCATCGACAACGTGCTCGCCGACGCGGTCGACACGCACCATCCGAATCTGGCCGCGGCGCTGAGCCTGGTCGCTCCCGAGGCGGCGGGCGAGGCCTTGCGCCGGGCGATGACGGCGGCGGTGCAGCATCGCGGCCTGATCGGGCACAAGGACGGGTTGCCGGCCCGCCTCGACGCCCTGCGCGGCGCCCTCGGGCTGGCCCCCGGCGAGACCCTGGGGGCGATCGAGGCGCGGATGCTCGATGGCGGGCCCGACCTCGCCGGGTTGATCCAGGCCCTGCGCACGGGCAAGGCCACCGACGAGAAGCGCGCGGACGCCCTGGCGCTGGCCGCCGCCGCCACCGGCCCGGCCCGGCTGACGCTCCTGCTCGCGGCCTTCTTCAAGGACGAGGGCGAGGGCGACGCCTATGCGGCCGCATCGCTCGGCACCAAGGCGGTGCCGATGGCGGCCAAGGAGGCCCTGCTCGCCGAGCAGGCGCGGCTGGCGAGCCTGCGCGACCGCCTCAAGGCGGCTCGGGCGTATCACCGCACCGAGGCCCTGTTCACGCTGGCGGCCGAGATCCACCGCCGGATGGAGGCGCAGAAGGCGCGGCTCGGCGCCCTCGATTTCGACGACCTGATCCACAAGACGCTGGACCTGCTGACCCGGGTCGATTCGGCCTGGGTGCTGTACAAGCTCGACCGCGGCGTCGACCACGTGCTGATCGACGAGGCGCAGGACACCAACCCGCAGCAATGGGAGATCCTGCGCCGGATCACCGAGGATTTCTGCGCCGGCGACGGCGCCCGCGAGGTGGGCAGCGGCCTTTCCCGCACGCGCTTCGCCGTCGGCGACCCGAAGCAGTCGATCTACAGCTTCCAGGGCGCGGCGCCGGAAGAGTTCGAGACCACGCGTCGGGCCTGGCGGCGCGACGCGGAAGGGGCCGGCCTGCCCTTCGCCGATGTCGGCCTCACCCTGTCTTTCCGCTCGGCGATCGGGGTGCTGCGGGCGGTCGACGCCACCTTCGGGATCGAGGACCATTACCGCGGCCTGTCCTTCGGCGACACGGCGATCGGCACCGTGCATTCGACCGCCCGGGTGCGGGCGCCGGGCCAGGTCGAGCTGTGGCCGGTCGAGCGGCCGAGCGCCGAGGAGGAGCCCGACGCCTGGACCCACCCGGTGGACGCGATCGAGGCCGGAGCCCCGGCGCTCGTCACGGCGCGCCGGGTCGCGAAGGCCGTGCGGCTCTGGACCACCTCGGGCGACGAATCCGGCCGGGTCTGGCGGCCGGGCGAGGTCCTGATCCTGGTGCGCAAGCGCTCGGCGGCCTTCGAGGGGGTGATCCGGGCGCTCAAGGCCGAGGGCGTGCCGGTGGCGGGCCAGGACCGCCTCGACATCGCCGCTCATATCGCGGTCCTCGACCTCGTGGCGGCGGGCCGTGCCGCCCTGCTGCCGCAGGACGACCTGACGCTCGCGACCGCCCTCAAGACGCCGCTCGTCGGCCTCACCGACGACGACCTCGTCGGCATAGCGGCGGGCCGCGATCCGGCCGAGTCGCTGGTCGCGGCCTTGCGCCGCCGCGCGGAAGCGGGCGATCCGGCGGCTCTGCGCGGCCGCGATGCCCTCGACGGCTGGGCAGCGCTCGCCCGGGCGCACGGGCCCTTCGGCTTCTACGCCGAGCTTCTGGGACCCCGGGGCGGCCGGGCGCTGCTGGTGCAGCGCCTCGGCGGCGAGGCGGGCGACGCCATCGACGTCTTTCTCACGGCGGCGGCCCAGGCCGAGGCCGGACCCGACGCGCCCTCGCTCACCGGGTTCCTCTCCCGCTACGCCCCGAGCGGCGGGCGCGACGCCGGCGGCCACACGGTGAAGCGCGACCTCGATTCGCCCCGCGACGAGGTGCGGGTGATGACGGTGCACGGCGCCAAGGGGCTGGAGGCGCCGCTGGTGCTGGTGCTCGACGGCTGCGACGCGCTCGGCCGCGATCCGCCGCTGATCCCGATGCGGCTCGCGGATGGCAGCACCGTGCCGGTCTGGTCGAGCGCCAAGGCCCATGACAGCCCGGCGGTCGGGACCGCCCGCGACGCCCTCCACGCCAAGGCCGGCGAGGAGCACAACCGCCTGCTCTACGTCGCGATGACCCGGGCCAAGGACCGGCTGGTGGTCGCGCCGTACGCGAACAACGACAAGGAGACCCCGGCCGAGGCCTGGTGCGAGATGATCCGCCGCGGCCTCGTCGCGTCCTTCGGCGGCGTCGAGGTGGCGGAGATGCCCTACGGCCCGGCCGAGAGCTGGCGCGAGGGCGCCGCGCTCCCGGAGTCCCCCGCCACCGCCGTGCCGGCGCCCGCGCCCGAGGCCGTGCCGGACTGGCTGCACCGCCCGGTCGTGCCCGAGTCCGAGCCGCTGCCCCCCTTGCGCCCCTCCGGCCTCGGTGCCGCCGACGAGCCGCGCCGCTCGGAAGCCCGTTCCAGCGACCCGGCGGCCCGCCGCCGCGGCGTGCTGGTCCACGCCCTGCTGGAGCATCTCCCGAGCCTCGCCCCCGGGCGACGCCCGGCGGCGGCCGAGGCCTTCGTCGCTGCCCGCGCCCCGGGCCTCGACGCGGACAGGCGCGCTGCAATCGCCGCGGAGGCGCTGCGGCTCCTCGACGATCCCGACCTCGCGGTGCTGTTCGGACCGCGGGCTCAGGCCGAGGTGACCCTCGCCGGCAGTCTCTCGGTCGGCGGCGCACTGCGCCCGGTGCATGGCCGGGTCGACCGCATCGCGGTGACGGAGGAGGCGGTCTGGCTCGTCGACTTCAAGACCGGCCGCCCGCCGGCCCCCGGCGCGCCGACGCCGCGGGGTCAGGCGGCGCAGGTCGCGCTCTATGCCCGCCTCCTCGGCACGATCTATCCGGGGCGCGCCCTGGTGCCGCTCCTGGTCTGGACCGCGGGGCCGGTCTTGCGCCGCCTGACGCCGGAGGAATGCGACGCTGCCCTCGGCGCGCTGGCGTGA
- a CDS encoding HlyD family type I secretion periplasmic adaptor subunit gives MNPIAPETQASIRRHLLAGVVGGLLLFVGAGGWAALAEFSGAVVTAGSLVVESDVKKVQHPTGGVVGELRVKNGDRVAAGDVLLRLDETVLQANLAIVTRSIDESTARRARLEAERDGTDDVAFPGELIARAADPVVAGLMNGERRLFQTRGSAREGQKSQLAERVGQLAEQIRGLDEQIAAKAREIVLIERELGGVRDLWEKKLVPIQRVSALERDLARLEGEKGTLVSTIAQVRGRITETRLQILQIDQDLRTEVGKELAEIRSKMSEYAERRIAAEDQLKRVEIRAPQDGLVHQLAVHTVGGVVAPGAEIMQIVPTADHLTVEAKLAPQDIDQVHVGQAATLRFSAFNQRTTPVIMGTVSRISPDLTTDPRTGQSAYTTRVAVAESELKRLGTVRLTPGMPVEAFIQTQSRTVMSFFVKPLSDQVARAFREK, from the coding sequence ATGAATCCGATCGCTCCCGAGACCCAGGCTTCGATCCGCCGTCATCTGCTCGCCGGCGTGGTCGGCGGCCTCCTCCTGTTCGTCGGCGCCGGCGGCTGGGCCGCGCTCGCCGAGTTCTCCGGCGCCGTCGTCACCGCCGGCTCGCTGGTGGTCGAATCCGACGTCAAGAAGGTGCAGCATCCGACCGGCGGCGTCGTCGGCGAGTTGCGGGTGAAGAACGGCGACCGGGTCGCCGCCGGCGACGTGTTGCTTCGCCTCGACGAGACGGTGCTGCAAGCCAACCTCGCCATCGTCACCCGCTCGATCGACGAATCGACCGCGCGGCGCGCCCGCCTTGAGGCCGAGCGCGACGGCACCGACGACGTCGCCTTCCCAGGCGAGCTGATCGCGCGTGCCGCCGACCCGGTAGTGGCCGGGCTGATGAACGGCGAGCGCCGCCTGTTCCAGACGCGCGGGAGCGCCCGGGAGGGCCAGAAGTCCCAGCTCGCCGAGCGCGTCGGCCAGCTCGCCGAGCAGATCCGCGGCCTCGACGAGCAGATCGCCGCCAAGGCCCGGGAGATTGTTTTGATCGAGCGCGAGCTCGGCGGGGTGCGCGACCTGTGGGAGAAGAAGCTGGTGCCGATCCAGCGGGTGAGCGCCCTCGAACGCGACCTCGCCCGGCTGGAGGGCGAGAAGGGGACGCTCGTCTCCACCATCGCCCAGGTGCGCGGCCGCATCACCGAGACGCGGCTGCAGATCCTGCAGATCGACCAGGATTTGCGCACCGAGGTCGGCAAGGAACTGGCCGAGATCCGCAGCAAGATGTCGGAATACGCCGAGCGGCGCATCGCCGCCGAGGACCAGTTGAAGCGCGTCGAGATCCGGGCGCCGCAGGACGGCCTCGTCCATCAGCTCGCGGTCCACACGGTGGGCGGCGTCGTGGCGCCCGGCGCCGAGATCATGCAGATCGTGCCGACCGCCGATCACCTGACCGTCGAGGCCAAGCTCGCGCCGCAGGACATCGATCAGGTCCATGTCGGCCAGGCCGCCACCTTGCGGTTCTCGGCCTTCAACCAGCGCACCACGCCGGTGATCATGGGGACGGTCTCGCGGATCTCCCCCGACCTGACCACCGATCCGCGCACCGGCCAGAGCGCCTACACCACCCGGGTCGCCGTGGCGGAATCCGAGCTGAAGCGCCTCGGCACGGTGCGGCTCACCCCCGGCATGCCGGTCGAGGCCTTCATCCAGACGCAGTCCCGCACGGTGATGAGCTTCTTCGTCAAGCCGTTGTCCGACCAGGTCGCCCGGGCCTTCCGGGAGAAGTAG
- a CDS encoding type I secretion system permease/ATPase — translation MTSSASHLPTAGAVRRARDAAQRLAAPALNRVRDRFASAPAGTTEPPEDGLRQDALTAFGLGRSRAASAPPMVAALARLRHVVLGVAVLSGAVNLLALAGSFYMLEVYDRVIPSRSVPTLVGLSLIVLVLYLGQGYFDLIRSRLLLRAGRAFDESLSRQVFRAVVTLPLRGRAEADGLRPMRDLDQIRSALAGGGPGALFDLPWIPVYLGLLFAFHVWIGLTALLGALALVGLTILAEILTRHHARDAREASAARGFVAEASRRNAETVRAMGMEPDLAGLWSKVNAASHATQERTAEITGAIHNTSKVLRVVLQSAVLGVGAFLVIRQEATAGVIIAGSILSARALAPIDQAIGYWKTFSAARECWRHLGSALSAAGPEPEGLTLPAPRDSLTVEQASVGPPGGQRLTALDVSLTLRPGQGLGIVGHSASGKSSLARLLVGIWPADRGAVRLDGARLDQWRPQDLGRHVGYLPQEVELFPGTVAANIARFRPGAEAEGIIAAARAARVHDLILALPDGYQTQIGERGALLSAGQRQRLALARALYGEPFLVVLDEPNSNLDQEGEAALTEAIAGVRARGGIVVVIAHRPSALAAVDQVMVMAHGRVQALGPRDEVLPALNRPRPMQPMQAGSASFAPGFSLKVAQGGRA, via the coding sequence ATGACATCCTCCGCTTCCCACCTCCCGACGGCCGGCGCCGTCCGGCGCGCCCGCGACGCCGCCCAGAGGCTTGCAGCGCCGGCCTTGAACCGGGTGCGCGACCGCTTCGCCTCCGCCCCCGCCGGCACGACCGAACCCCCCGAGGACGGCCTCCGGCAGGACGCGCTGACGGCCTTCGGCCTCGGCCGGTCCCGGGCCGCCTCGGCGCCGCCGATGGTGGCGGCCCTGGCGCGGCTGCGCCACGTCGTCCTCGGCGTCGCCGTGCTCAGCGGCGCGGTCAACCTGCTGGCGCTCGCCGGCTCGTTCTACATGCTCGAAGTCTACGACCGGGTGATCCCGAGCCGCAGCGTGCCGACGCTGGTGGGCCTGAGCCTGATCGTGCTGGTGCTCTATCTGGGCCAGGGCTACTTCGACCTGATCCGCTCGCGCCTGCTCCTGCGGGCCGGCCGCGCCTTCGACGAATCCCTGAGCCGGCAGGTCTTCCGCGCCGTCGTCACCCTGCCCTTGCGCGGACGGGCGGAAGCCGACGGCCTGCGCCCGATGCGCGACCTCGACCAGATCCGGTCGGCGCTGGCCGGCGGCGGTCCCGGCGCGCTGTTCGACCTGCCCTGGATCCCGGTCTATCTCGGCCTGCTCTTCGCCTTCCACGTCTGGATCGGCCTGACTGCGCTCCTCGGCGCCCTGGCGCTCGTCGGCCTGACGATCCTCGCCGAGATCCTCACCCGCCATCACGCCCGCGACGCCCGCGAGGCCTCCGCCGCCCGCGGCTTCGTCGCCGAGGCGAGCCGGCGCAACGCCGAGACCGTGCGGGCGATGGGCATGGAGCCCGACCTCGCCGGCCTGTGGTCGAAGGTCAACGCCGCCTCGCACGCTACCCAGGAGCGCACCGCCGAGATCACGGGGGCGATCCACAACACCTCGAAGGTGCTGCGGGTGGTGCTGCAATCGGCGGTGCTCGGCGTCGGCGCCTTCCTGGTGATCCGCCAGGAAGCCACGGCCGGCGTCATCATCGCCGGCTCGATCCTGAGCGCCCGGGCGCTGGCGCCGATCGACCAGGCCATCGGCTACTGGAAGACCTTCTCCGCCGCCCGCGAGTGCTGGCGCCATCTCGGCAGCGCCCTCTCGGCCGCAGGCCCGGAGCCGGAGGGCCTGACCCTGCCAGCGCCGCGCGACAGCCTCACCGTCGAGCAGGCGAGCGTCGGCCCGCCCGGGGGCCAGCGCCTCACCGCCCTCGACGTCAGCCTGACGCTCCGGCCGGGGCAGGGGCTCGGCATCGTCGGCCACAGCGCGTCCGGCAAGTCGTCGCTCGCGCGTCTCCTCGTCGGGATCTGGCCCGCCGACCGCGGCGCGGTGCGCCTCGACGGCGCCCGCCTCGACCAGTGGCGGCCGCAGGATCTCGGCCGCCATGTCGGCTACCTGCCGCAGGAGGTCGAGCTGTTTCCCGGCACGGTCGCGGCCAACATCGCGCGCTTCCGGCCCGGCGCCGAGGCCGAGGGCATCATCGCGGCGGCCAGGGCCGCGCGAGTCCACGACCTGATCCTCGCCCTGCCGGACGGCTACCAGACCCAGATCGGCGAGCGCGGCGCGCTCCTCTCCGCCGGCCAGCGCCAGCGCCTGGCGCTCGCCCGCGCCCTCTACGGCGAGCCCTTCCTGGTGGTGCTCGACGAGCCGAACTCGAACCTCGACCAGGAGGGCGAGGCCGCGCTCACCGAGGCGATCGCCGGGGTGCGGGCCCGCGGCGGCATCGTGGTGGTGATCGCCCACCGGCCGAGCGCCCTCGCGGCGGTCGACCAAGTGATGGTGATGGCCCATGGCCGCGTGCAGGCGCTCGGCCCCCGCGACGAGGTGCTGCCCGCCCTCAACCGGCCGCGCCCGATGCAGCCGATGCAGGCCGGCTCGGCGAGCTTCGCGCCCGGCTTCTCCCTCAAGGTCGCCCAGGGAGGGCGCGCGTGA
- a CDS encoding carbohydrate-binding domain-containing protein: MNTWIGQDAIPIYQAKSTDPMATWSYDSRGTNADWTFGNTSSMNGTFQMRTPTDVQFKTGDGWAIIVSEDGKHYIETWLGSKTGSNSYHANLVVENTVTGDGIADVPGAHEGIRAAGMSLMGGVVQKADLDAGHIDHAVAMAISTTQAGSAKTPYVWPATTADSFSGSYSGSIPLGSLFAIPKDVDLTKIGITTAEGMALAKAYQNYGGYVTDTAGPNTLQLAYLEKGVSQSQVDNLFKDMAAIRSHIELVTNNTAATPAGGGDHSVPSTPTTTTPVTTAPVTTPSTTPVTTPVAAPSTGGTAQPSVSLGSGSDQLLLKISQDAYNGNAQYTISVDGKQIGGVQTAKSLHSAGQSDLISVRGDWGQGDHDVVVKFLNDAWGGTDAKDRNLYVDSASYHGQDVPSAHITLADNGAKHFTFHDYLV, translated from the coding sequence GTGAACACCTGGATCGGCCAGGACGCGATCCCGATCTATCAGGCCAAGTCGACCGATCCGATGGCGACCTGGAGCTACGACAGCCGCGGCACCAATGCCGACTGGACCTTCGGCAACACCTCGTCGATGAACGGCACGTTCCAGATGCGGACGCCGACCGACGTGCAGTTCAAGACCGGCGACGGCTGGGCGATCATCGTCTCGGAGGACGGCAAGCACTACATCGAGACCTGGCTCGGCTCGAAGACCGGGAGCAACAGCTACCACGCCAACCTCGTCGTCGAGAACACCGTGACGGGTGACGGCATCGCCGACGTGCCCGGTGCGCACGAGGGCATCCGCGCCGCCGGCATGTCGCTGATGGGCGGCGTTGTGCAGAAGGCGGACCTCGACGCGGGCCACATCGACCACGCCGTGGCGATGGCGATCTCGACCACCCAGGCCGGCTCCGCCAAGACCCCCTACGTCTGGCCGGCGACCACCGCCGACAGCTTCAGCGGCAGCTACTCGGGCTCGATCCCGCTCGGCTCGCTGTTCGCGATCCCGAAGGACGTCGACCTGACCAAGATCGGCATCACGACCGCCGAGGGCATGGCGCTGGCCAAGGCCTACCAGAACTACGGCGGCTACGTCACCGACACCGCCGGCCCGAACACGCTCCAGCTCGCCTACCTCGAGAAAGGCGTGAGCCAGAGCCAGGTCGACAACCTGTTCAAGGACATGGCCGCCATCCGCTCGCATATCGAGCTGGTGACGAACAACACCGCCGCGACCCCGGCCGGCGGCGGCGACCACAGCGTGCCGAGCACGCCCACCACGACGACCCCGGTCACCACCGCGCCGGTCACGACGCCGTCGACCACGCCCGTGACGACGCCCGTCGCCGCGCCGTCGACCGGCGGCACCGCGCAGCCGAGCGTCAGCCTCGGCAGCGGCTCCGACCAGCTGCTGCTGAAGATCAGCCAGGACGCCTATAACGGCAACGCGCAGTACACCATCTCGGTGGACGGCAAGCAGATCGGCGGCGTGCAGACTGCGAAGTCCCTGCACAGCGCCGGCCAGTCCGACCTGATCTCGGTGCGCGGCGACTGGGGCCAGGGCGACCACGACGTGGTGGTCAAGTTCCTGAACGACGCCTGGGGCGGGACCGACGCGAAGGACCGCAACCTCTACGTCGACAGCGCCAGCTACCACGGCCAGGACGTTCCGAGCGCCCACATCACCTTGGCCGACAACGGCGCCAAGCACTTCACCTTCCACGACTACCTCGTCTGA